A genomic stretch from Flavobacterium humidisoli includes:
- a CDS encoding NYN domain-containing protein — translation MPLSNSKDLKLAVLIDADNVPYSNVKGMMEEIAKLGTPTTKRIYADWTKPNANGWKGVLLEHAITPIQQYSYTVGKNSSDSALIIDAMDLLYSGKLDGFCIVSSDSDFTRLAIRLRESGMKVIGIGEKKTPSSFIVACDRFIYIEVLDGAIQKKKPKSATADTKKPIEKPAEKALHKIDKQTIELIEATIEDIEDDDGWAFLGDVGNLIVKKKPEFDPRNYGFSKLTPMLKSLTDILEIDERESDKKGIKHVYVRLRFN, via the coding sequence ATGCCTTTAAGCAATTCAAAAGACTTAAAACTGGCAGTTCTTATTGATGCAGACAATGTGCCATACAGCAATGTAAAAGGCATGATGGAAGAAATTGCAAAATTGGGAACGCCCACTACAAAAAGGATTTATGCCGACTGGACAAAACCTAATGCAAATGGCTGGAAAGGTGTTTTATTAGAACATGCTATTACCCCTATTCAGCAATATAGTTACACGGTTGGAAAAAATTCATCAGATTCTGCCTTAATTATTGACGCAATGGATTTACTGTACTCTGGAAAATTGGATGGATTCTGCATTGTTTCCAGTGATAGCGATTTTACACGCCTTGCCATTCGGCTTCGAGAATCTGGCATGAAAGTAATTGGTATAGGAGAAAAGAAAACACCGAGTTCGTTTATTGTAGCCTGCGATCGATTTATTTATATTGAGGTTCTAGATGGTGCCATTCAAAAGAAAAAACCTAAATCAGCTACTGCCGATACCAAAAAACCAATTGAAAAACCTGCCGAAAAAGCACTTCATAAAATTGACAAACAGACTATTGAATTGATTGAAGCTACCATCGAAGATATTGAAGACGATGATGGCTGGGCATTTTTAGGAGATGTCGGAAATCTAATTGTGAAGAAAAAACCCGAATTTGACCCTCGAAATTATGGCTTTTCTAAACTAACGCCAATGCTTAAGTCATTAACTGATATTTTGGAAATCGACGAAAGAGAGTCAGACAAAAAAGGAATCAAACACGTTTATGTACGTTTAAGATTCAACTAA
- a CDS encoding RrF2 family transcriptional regulator, translating to MFSKACEYGIRASIFIATKSSKGIRVGIKDVAKEIDSPEPFTAKIMQILTKNGIINSTKGVGGGFEVSPEASKKIKLIQIVDAIDGNKIYSGCGIGLKECSEEHPCPVHHEFKKIRGLLLDMLINTTLEQLASDVKSGDFFLKATNTNN from the coding sequence ATGTTTTCAAAAGCGTGTGAATACGGAATAAGGGCTTCAATATTTATTGCAACCAAATCTTCTAAAGGGATTAGAGTTGGAATAAAAGACGTCGCGAAAGAGATTGATTCGCCAGAACCATTTACAGCCAAGATTATGCAGATTTTAACCAAAAATGGCATAATTAATTCGACAAAAGGAGTTGGAGGCGGATTTGAAGTTTCGCCAGAGGCATCAAAAAAAATAAAGTTGATCCAGATTGTTGATGCCATTGATGGAAATAAAATTTACAGTGGTTGCGGAATTGGGTTAAAAGAATGTTCAGAAGAACACCCTTGCCCAGTTCATCACGAGTTCAAAAAAATAAGGGGTCTGCTTTTGGATATGCTTATTAATACAACTCTAGAACAGCTTGCTTCTGATGTGAAATCGGGAGATTTCTTCCTTAAAGCGACAAATACGAACAATTAA
- the azu gene encoding azurin, producing the protein MNTKTKISVLILMGFLAVTSCGKKETAPAESTETTETSTEGEPAPTAAPTEENVLVVEGNDQMQFNTSELKAVAGKPIKLTLKHVGKIPKEAMGHNLVILQEGTDQAAFALKANDAKATDYIPESEKASIIAHTKLIGGGEEDTIEFTIDKKGSYPFICSFPGHVAMMKGVLIVE; encoded by the coding sequence ATGAATACAAAAACCAAAATTTCAGTATTAATCCTAATGGGATTTTTAGCAGTTACTTCTTGTGGTAAAAAAGAAACAGCTCCAGCTGAATCAACAGAAACAACCGAAACGTCTACTGAAGGTGAACCAGCTCCAACAGCAGCTCCAACAGAAGAAAATGTATTGGTTGTTGAAGGAAATGACCAAATGCAGTTTAATACTAGTGAATTGAAGGCTGTTGCTGGAAAACCAATTAAATTGACTTTGAAACACGTTGGTAAAATTCCGAAAGAAGCAATGGGACACAACTTAGTGATTTTACAAGAAGGAACAGATCAAGCTGCTTTTGCTTTAAAAGCGAATGATGCTAAAGCAACTGATTATATTCCAGAATCTGAAAAAGCTTCAATTATTGCACACACTAAATTAATTGGTGGTGGAGAAGAAGATACAATCGAGTTTACAATTGATAAAAAAGGATCATACCCATTTATATGCTCTTTCCCTGGTCACGTAGCCATGATGAAAGGTGTATTAATTGTTGAGTAA
- a CDS encoding nitric-oxide reductase large subunit produces the protein MKREKKLWIVFALVMSISFAVLGYYGYEIYQQAPPVPKEIVTDSGKIVFSESEIKDGQNIWQSIGGQEVGSIWGHGAYVAPDWTADWLHREAVFILDIYAKKDFNQKYEELDAEKQSALKVRLQKDVRTNRYNPETGVLTISENRLAAIEYLSEYYKGLFTNDPQFDKLREEYAIPKNSITDVERMHKMNAFFFWATWATVTNRPDVDISYTHNWPSDELVGNTATTELLAWSGVSIILLILSVGILVFYHAKSGEEGEFPLPKEDPIIKQGKTKSMGLVTKYFWIVSLLMVLQMVFGIITAHYGVEGNGLYGIPIDKILPYAVTRTWHTQLAIFWIATAWLATGLYIAPAVSGKDPKFQCFGINFLFVALLIIVLGSMAGQWFGVMQKLNLVQNFWFGHQGYEYVDLGRFWQIFLLVGLFLWLALMIRPLLPVLKKKTEEKNLIILFLVSCTAIAMFYGAGLMWGRQTNLAIAEYWRWWVVHLWVEGFFEVFATVVIAFLFVRLGLLKTKTATLNVLFATIIFMSGGILGTFHHLYFSGTPTAIMALGATFSALEVVPLTLIGFEAYQNYKISKSTQWIADYKWPIYFMISVAFWNFLGAGIFGFIINPPIALYYVQGLNTTPLHGHTALFGVYGMLGIGLVLFVLRSLYRTVSWNNRLLKITFWSLNIGLFLMAILSLLPIGVWQAIESINHGMWYARSSELMQQPEMITLKWLRAIGDSIFGIGFITMAWFVFELTLKNKK, from the coding sequence ATGAAAAGAGAAAAAAAATTATGGATAGTTTTTGCATTGGTAATGAGTATATCATTTGCCGTGCTAGGTTATTACGGTTACGAGATTTATCAGCAGGCACCGCCAGTTCCAAAAGAAATTGTAACCGATTCTGGAAAAATTGTTTTTAGCGAAAGCGAAATTAAAGACGGACAAAATATCTGGCAAAGTATAGGTGGCCAGGAAGTGGGATCTATCTGGGGACACGGCGCCTATGTGGCCCCAGACTGGACCGCAGATTGGCTTCATAGAGAGGCCGTTTTTATACTGGATATCTATGCTAAGAAAGATTTTAATCAAAAATATGAGGAATTAGATGCCGAAAAACAATCGGCGCTGAAAGTTCGTTTGCAGAAAGATGTAAGAACCAATCGATACAATCCTGAAACAGGTGTGCTTACTATTTCAGAAAACCGTTTAGCGGCAATTGAGTATTTAAGCGAATATTATAAAGGTCTTTTTACGAATGATCCTCAGTTTGATAAATTAAGAGAAGAATATGCGATTCCGAAAAATTCTATTACAGATGTTGAAAGAATGCATAAAATGAATGCCTTTTTCTTCTGGGCAACTTGGGCGACAGTTACGAATCGTCCTGATGTAGACATTTCATACACGCACAACTGGCCGTCAGATGAATTGGTTGGAAATACGGCTACCACCGAACTTTTGGCGTGGTCGGGAGTAAGTATTATTTTATTGATTTTAAGTGTTGGAATCTTAGTTTTCTATCATGCAAAATCTGGTGAAGAAGGAGAATTTCCGCTTCCAAAAGAAGATCCGATTATTAAGCAGGGAAAAACAAAATCAATGGGCTTGGTAACCAAATATTTCTGGATTGTGAGTTTGTTGATGGTTCTGCAAATGGTTTTCGGAATCATAACGGCGCATTACGGTGTCGAAGGAAATGGTTTGTATGGAATCCCGATTGATAAAATTCTGCCTTATGCTGTAACACGAACATGGCATACACAATTGGCCATTTTCTGGATTGCAACAGCTTGGCTGGCAACAGGACTATATATTGCTCCAGCAGTTTCGGGTAAAGACCCTAAATTTCAGTGTTTTGGGATAAACTTTTTGTTCGTCGCTTTACTAATCATTGTTTTAGGTTCAATGGCTGGGCAATGGTTCGGAGTAATGCAAAAACTGAATTTAGTTCAAAACTTCTGGTTCGGACATCAAGGTTATGAGTATGTTGATTTGGGGCGTTTCTGGCAGATTTTCCTTTTAGTGGGATTGTTCTTGTGGCTTGCTTTAATGATTCGTCCGCTGCTGCCAGTTTTAAAGAAAAAAACAGAAGAAAAAAACTTAATTATTTTGTTTTTAGTTTCTTGTACCGCAATTGCCATGTTTTACGGAGCAGGATTAATGTGGGGAAGACAAACCAATTTAGCAATTGCCGAATATTGGAGATGGTGGGTAGTTCACCTTTGGGTGGAAGGATTCTTTGAGGTATTTGCGACAGTTGTAATTGCGTTCTTGTTCGTTCGTCTGGGGTTATTAAAAACCAAAACGGCGACTTTAAATGTGCTTTTTGCAACCATTATTTTCATGTCTGGAGGTATTTTAGGAACATTCCATCATTTGTATTTCTCTGGAACGCCAACAGCAATCATGGCTTTGGGGGCAACATTCAGTGCTTTAGAAGTGGTTCCGCTGACTTTAATCGGATTTGAAGCATATCAAAACTATAAAATCTCAAAATCAACACAATGGATTGCCGATTATAAATGGCCAATTTATTTTATGATTTCTGTGGCATTTTGGAATTTCCTTGGCGCCGGAATCTTCGGATTCATTATTAATCCACCAATCGCACTTTATTATGTACAAGGCCTAAATACAACACCTTTGCACGGACATACCGCTTTGTTTGGAGTTTACGGAATGTTAGGAATTGGTCTGGTTTTATTTGTATTGAGAAGTTTATATCGAACTGTTAGCTGGAATAACAGACTGCTAAAAATAACTTTCTGGTCTTTAAATATTGGTTTATTTCTAATGGCAATATTGAGTTTACTTCCAATTGGAGTTTGGCAGGCAATTGAAAGCATCAACCACGGAATGTGGTATGCGCGTTCATCAGAATTAATGCAGCAGCCAGAAATGATTACACTGAAATGGCTTCGTGCTATTGGAGATTCAATCTTCGGAATCGGATTTATTACAATGGCTTGGTTTGTATTTGAACTGACATTAAAAAACAAAAAATAA
- the ric gene encoding iron-sulfur cluster repair di-iron protein codes for MENLKNKTIGSFVAEDFRTAAVFSKYRIDFCCKGDRTVTEVCDKQNIDADTLLENVLQVVQSENSGSIDFNSWPLDLLADYIEKTHHRYVEEKTNVLLPFLDKLCKVHGANHPELFKINELFIGCAGELSQHMKKEELVLFPFVKRMIKTKDSDGILQQPSFGTVSNPIAMMMHEHDNEGERFREIAALTDNYTPPADACTTYRVTFAMLKEFEADLHKHIHLENNILFPKAVILEKDFVEVE; via the coding sequence ATGGAAAATTTAAAAAACAAAACAATAGGTTCTTTCGTGGCTGAAGATTTTAGAACAGCCGCAGTTTTCTCGAAATATAGAATTGATTTTTGCTGCAAAGGGGACAGAACAGTTACTGAAGTTTGCGATAAACAAAACATTGATGCCGATACTTTATTGGAAAATGTGCTGCAAGTGGTACAATCAGAAAACAGCGGAAGCATTGATTTTAATTCCTGGCCCTTAGATTTATTGGCAGATTATATTGAGAAAACACATCACCGGTATGTAGAAGAAAAAACAAACGTTTTGCTTCCGTTTTTAGATAAATTATGCAAAGTGCACGGTGCAAATCATCCAGAATTATTTAAAATAAACGAACTTTTTATTGGCTGTGCGGGTGAATTGTCTCAGCATATGAAAAAAGAAGAATTGGTCTTATTTCCTTTTGTAAAAAGAATGATAAAAACTAAAGATTCTGACGGAATTTTACAGCAACCTTCTTTCGGAACTGTTTCAAATCCGATTGCGATGATGATGCACGAGCACGATAATGAAGGCGAACGTTTTAGAGAAATTGCTGCGTTGACAGATAATTACACTCCGCCAGCAGATGCTTGTACAACTTACAGAGTGACTTTTGCAATGCTAAAAGAGTTTGAAGCAGATTTGCACAAACATATTCATTTGGAAAATAATATTTTATTTCCAAAAGCTGTGATTTTAGAAAAAGATTTTGTTGAAGTAGAATAA
- a CDS encoding SCO family protein, whose amino-acid sequence MKKITIAFLILTLSFYGCKKAETQSENKAETKKEISDLSIYNLPSQWTTQDGKDIELKSLRGNVLVMVMIYTSCKSACPRLVADMRDIESKLEKKTKQHVKLILVSIDPNTDTPERLKSFAIENKMNQDPWIFLRSTEENTREFATVLAVNYKKISPIDFSHSNIISVFNPEGELIFQQEGLGVNNEKTIEAINLEAGKI is encoded by the coding sequence ATGAAAAAGATAACAATTGCGTTTTTGATTCTTACATTGTCGTTTTACGGTTGTAAAAAAGCAGAGACCCAATCAGAAAACAAAGCAGAAACAAAAAAGGAAATCAGTGATTTATCAATTTACAATCTGCCTTCTCAATGGACAACGCAAGATGGAAAAGATATTGAATTAAAATCGCTTAGGGGAAATGTTTTGGTAATGGTGATGATTTATACCAGTTGCAAATCGGCTTGCCCAAGATTAGTTGCCGATATGCGGGATATAGAATCAAAACTGGAGAAAAAGACAAAACAGCATGTCAAATTGATTTTGGTCAGTATTGATCCAAATACTGATACGCCCGAAAGATTAAAGTCGTTTGCAATTGAAAATAAAATGAATCAAGATCCTTGGATTTTCCTTCGTTCAACTGAAGAAAACACTCGTGAATTTGCAACAGTTTTAGCAGTAAATTACAAGAAAATTTCGCCAATAGATTTTTCGCATTCCAATATTATTAGTGTTTTTAATCCAGAAGGAGAATTAATTTTTCAGCAGGAAGGTTTAGGTGTAAACAATGAGAAAACAATTGAAGCAATAAATCTGGAAGCAGGGAAAATATAG
- a CDS encoding formylglycine-generating enzyme family protein, translating to MKKYIFILTIFFFSAVSVMKAQEKGMAFIKEGSYVPLYGAVSKNPVQVKSFYIDIYPVTNSQFLEFVKKNPSYQKSKIKGIFADKSYLSYWVTDFDFGNAKPKSPVTSVSWFAAKKYCECQGKRLATMDEWEYVAMADTRKIDARTKKEFNEYILSWYEKSRTYENEIGKTFKNYWGIYDMHGLVWEWTSDFNSIFLSGESRKDKSTDKNLFCGSGSVNASDLMDYAAFMRYAFRGSLKAQYSTRNLGFRCASTTKPKI from the coding sequence ATGAAAAAATACATTTTCATACTTACAATTTTCTTTTTCTCTGCGGTTAGTGTCATGAAGGCTCAGGAAAAAGGGATGGCTTTCATAAAAGAGGGATCTTATGTCCCTCTTTATGGAGCTGTTTCTAAAAATCCAGTTCAAGTAAAATCTTTTTACATAGACATTTATCCTGTCACGAATAGTCAGTTTTTAGAGTTTGTCAAAAAGAATCCTTCTTATCAAAAATCAAAAATTAAAGGGATTTTTGCTGATAAAAGCTATCTATCGTATTGGGTAACTGATTTTGATTTTGGAAATGCAAAACCGAAATCTCCCGTTACTAGTGTATCTTGGTTTGCAGCAAAAAAGTACTGCGAATGCCAAGGAAAACGATTAGCAACAATGGATGAATGGGAATATGTAGCAATGGCCGACACCAGAAAAATTGATGCCAGAACCAAAAAAGAATTCAACGAATACATTTTGTCTTGGTATGAGAAATCGAGAACGTATGAAAATGAGATTGGAAAAACTTTCAAAAATTATTGGGGAATTTACGACATGCATGGTTTGGTATGGGAATGGACCTCTGATTTCAATAGCATCTTTTTATCAGGAGAATCTAGAAAAGACAAAAGCACTGATAAAAATCTCTTTTGTGGAAGCGGATCTGTAAATGCATCCGATTTAATGGATTATGCAGCATTTATGCGTTATGCGTTCAGAGGAAGCTTGAAAGCACAGTATTCGACTCGAAATCTTGGATTTAGATGTGCCAGCACAACAAAACCGAAAATCTAA
- the nirK gene encoding copper-containing nitrite reductase: MKRTNKIWIKTSFLICSLFMLLILGSCKKNEDKAYANIMTEGEMDAELTAPPHVPKPVGNRTAMKLKLNMEIKEQEGTMTDGVKYTYWTFGGSVPGSFIRTRVGDEVEFHLKNHPDNKLPHNIDLHAVTGPGGGATSSLVAPGHEKVFSFKVINPGLYVYHCATAPVGMHIANGMYGLILVEPEGGLPPVDKEYYVMQGDFYTQGEYGAKGLQPFDMNKAVKETPDYVVFNGKVGSLTNGGELTAKVGETVRLFVGNGGPNLVSSFHVIGEIFDNVHVEGGSTVNKNVQTTLIPAGGAAIVDFKVETPGTFILVDHSIFRAFNKGALGMLKVEGNENKNIYSGTIQEGIYLPEGGTIQKMPGNPTAKVTVPKRTVEEKVKIGKEIFGTTCFACHQSEGQGIPSTFPPLAKSDYLNADSKRAIKTILHGLTGEVTVNGKKYNNVMPAQNLSDDEIANVLTYIYNSWGNNKTEVTPEMVKALR, from the coding sequence ATGAAAAGAACTAACAAAATCTGGATTAAAACGAGCTTTCTTATCTGCTCGTTATTTATGCTGCTAATTTTAGGAAGCTGCAAAAAAAATGAAGACAAGGCATATGCAAATATTATGACCGAAGGCGAAATGGATGCCGAACTTACAGCTCCTCCTCATGTTCCTAAACCAGTTGGAAACAGAACAGCGATGAAACTGAAACTCAACATGGAAATTAAAGAACAAGAAGGCACTATGACTGACGGTGTAAAATATACGTATTGGACATTTGGAGGTTCTGTTCCGGGAAGTTTTATCAGAACCCGTGTTGGTGATGAAGTAGAATTTCACTTAAAAAACCATCCTGACAACAAATTACCTCACAATATCGATTTACATGCCGTAACTGGTCCTGGTGGTGGAGCAACCTCATCTCTTGTAGCTCCGGGACATGAAAAAGTATTCAGTTTTAAAGTAATTAATCCAGGGCTTTATGTTTATCACTGTGCAACAGCTCCAGTGGGTATGCACATTGCAAATGGTATGTACGGATTAATTTTGGTTGAACCAGAAGGCGGACTTCCTCCTGTTGATAAAGAGTACTACGTAATGCAGGGTGATTTTTATACTCAAGGCGAATATGGCGCAAAAGGTCTTCAGCCGTTTGATATGAATAAAGCGGTTAAAGAAACTCCCGATTATGTGGTATTTAATGGAAAAGTAGGTTCTTTAACAAATGGAGGTGAATTAACAGCAAAAGTGGGAGAAACGGTTCGTTTGTTTGTTGGAAATGGCGGACCGAATTTAGTTTCTTCTTTCCATGTTATTGGTGAAATATTTGATAATGTACATGTTGAAGGCGGAAGCACTGTAAATAAAAATGTCCAAACTACTTTAATTCCTGCCGGCGGTGCAGCAATTGTAGATTTTAAAGTAGAAACTCCGGGAACTTTTATTTTAGTTGATCACTCTATTTTTAGAGCATTTAATAAAGGTGCTTTGGGAATGCTTAAAGTTGAAGGAAACGAAAATAAAAACATTTACTCAGGAACAATTCAAGAAGGTATTTACTTGCCTGAGGGTGGAACAATCCAAAAAATGCCAGGAAACCCAACTGCAAAAGTTACAGTTCCTAAACGTACTGTTGAAGAGAAAGTTAAAATTGGTAAAGAAATCTTTGGAACAACCTGTTTCGCTTGCCATCAATCTGAAGGACAAGGAATTCCGAGTACTTTTCCTCCTCTAGCAAAATCAGATTATTTAAATGCCGATTCTAAACGTGCAATTAAAACAATTCTTCATGGTTTGACTGGAGAAGTAACAGTGAACGGTAAAAAATACAACAACGTAATGCCTGCTCAGAATTTATCTGATGACGAAATCGCAAATGTATTAACTTACATTTATAATAGCTGGGGTAACAACAAAACAGAAGTCACACCAGAAATGGTAAAAGCTTTAAGATAA
- a CDS encoding aminotransferase class I/II-fold pyridoxal phosphate-dependent enzyme — MVKDLFERIQDNKGPLGKWASQAEGYYVFPKLEGELGPRMQFHGKNILNWSLNDYLGLANHPEVRQADTDAAIQFGAAYPMGARMMSGHTTYHEQLENELAEFVMKESAYLLNFGYQGMVSIIDALVTKNDIIVYDVDSHACIIDGVRLHMGKRFTYKHNDLESMEKNLQRATKMAEETGGGILFITEGVFGMRGQQGKLKEIAELKKKYNFRLLVDDAHGFGTLGKTGAGAGEEQGVQDQIDVYFSTFAKSMANIGAFVAADKTVIDYLKYNLRSQMFAKALPMIQTIGSLKRLELLRKSSAIKDKLWENVNALQNGLKEKGFNIGDTNTCITPVYLEGSIPEAMVMVNDLRENYGIFLSIVVYPVIPKGIILLRMIPTASHTLADIEETLTAFEAIREKLTNGTYKEIAERTTVDVS, encoded by the coding sequence ATGGTAAAAGATTTATTCGAAAGAATTCAGGACAATAAAGGACCTTTAGGAAAATGGGCTTCTCAGGCAGAAGGTTATTATGTTTTCCCAAAGTTAGAAGGAGAGTTGGGTCCTAGAATGCAATTTCACGGAAAAAATATTTTAAACTGGAGTTTAAATGATTATTTAGGTTTAGCCAATCATCCAGAAGTTCGTCAGGCAGATACTGATGCAGCAATTCAATTTGGTGCAGCGTATCCGATGGGAGCTCGTATGATGTCTGGACATACTACGTACCACGAACAATTAGAGAATGAATTAGCAGAATTCGTAATGAAAGAATCTGCTTATTTATTAAATTTTGGTTACCAAGGAATGGTATCAATCATTGATGCTTTGGTTACTAAAAATGACATTATTGTTTATGATGTAGATTCACATGCATGTATCATTGATGGTGTTCGTTTGCATATGGGTAAACGTTTCACATACAAACACAATGATTTAGAAAGTATGGAGAAAAACCTGCAGCGTGCTACTAAAATGGCAGAAGAAACAGGCGGAGGTATTTTATTTATTACTGAAGGTGTTTTTGGAATGCGCGGACAGCAAGGAAAATTAAAAGAAATTGCTGAATTAAAGAAAAAATACAATTTCAGATTATTAGTAGATGATGCTCACGGTTTTGGTACTTTAGGTAAAACTGGTGCTGGAGCAGGTGAGGAGCAAGGAGTTCAAGATCAAATTGATGTTTACTTCTCTACTTTTGCAAAATCTATGGCTAACATTGGTGCTTTCGTAGCTGCTGATAAAACAGTTATTGATTATTTGAAATACAACTTACGTTCTCAAATGTTTGCTAAAGCATTACCGATGATTCAGACAATTGGTTCTTTAAAACGTCTAGAATTGTTGCGTAAATCTTCTGCGATTAAGGATAAACTTTGGGAAAACGTAAATGCATTGCAAAACGGTCTTAAAGAAAAAGGATTTAACATTGGAGATACCAATACTTGTATTACGCCAGTTTACTTAGAAGGAAGTATTCCGGAAGCAATGGTAATGGTAAACGATTTAAGAGAAAATTACGGTATATTCCTTTCTATTGTGGTTTATCCAGTTATTCCAAAAGGAATTATCTTATTGAGAATGATTCCTACAGCTTCTCACACATTAGCCGATATCGAAGAGACTTTGACAGCTTTTGAGGCAATTCGTGAGAAATTGACTAACGGAACTTATAAAGAAATTGCTGAACGTACAACTGTTGACGTTTCGTAA
- a CDS encoding GTP cyclohydrolase, producing the protein MITIKEAISKKELTEYIKFPFSLYKDNPYWVPPIISDELESFDKTKNPAFDNAEAYFYLAYRDNKIVGRITAIINWSEVNNQHKRKVRFGWFDVIDDIEVTKALLEKVYELGRKHNLEHAEGPMGFSNLDKVGVLTEGFDQVGTMITWYNHEYYVRHFEELGFQVEKQYIESIFPFSNVKPEFFQKAQELIKKRYGLKALNFTKTKDIMPHVDKMFDLFNESYEKLASFVAISDVQKEYFKKKYISFINPEYIKFVVDKDDNLVAFSIVMPSFVEALQKIRGKLFPFGFLQLLKARKHSKDVVFYLIGVHPEYQNKGVTAIIFDEYYKTFSAKGIQTCIRTPELLENNAIHLLWKNFDPTIHCQRKTYLKNL; encoded by the coding sequence ATGATTACAATTAAAGAAGCCATAAGCAAGAAAGAATTAACCGAATACATTAAATTTCCTTTCTCATTATATAAGGACAATCCGTATTGGGTACCGCCTATTATTTCAGATGAATTGGAATCTTTTGATAAAACCAAAAATCCTGCGTTTGATAATGCTGAAGCTTATTTTTATCTAGCATACAGAGATAATAAAATTGTTGGACGTATTACGGCCATTATCAATTGGTCTGAAGTTAATAATCAGCATAAAAGAAAAGTTCGTTTTGGATGGTTTGATGTAATTGATGATATTGAAGTTACGAAAGCACTACTTGAAAAAGTTTATGAATTAGGAAGAAAACACAACTTAGAGCATGCTGAAGGTCCAATGGGATTTTCGAATTTAGATAAAGTTGGAGTGCTTACCGAAGGTTTTGATCAAGTAGGAACCATGATTACCTGGTATAATCATGAATATTATGTAAGACATTTTGAAGAATTGGGCTTTCAAGTTGAAAAGCAATATATAGAAAGTATATTTCCTTTTTCTAATGTTAAACCAGAATTCTTTCAAAAAGCGCAAGAGCTAATCAAGAAACGTTACGGATTAAAGGCTCTTAATTTTACCAAAACAAAAGACATTATGCCTCACGTAGACAAAATGTTTGATTTGTTTAACGAATCTTATGAAAAACTAGCTTCGTTTGTAGCCATTTCTGATGTTCAAAAAGAATATTTTAAAAAGAAATACATCAGCTTTATTAATCCAGAGTATATCAAATTTGTAGTGGATAAAGACGATAATTTGGTTGCTTTCAGTATTGTAATGCCAAGTTTTGTCGAAGCTTTGCAAAAAATAAGAGGAAAATTATTTCCTTTTGGCTTTCTGCAATTATTAAAAGCGAGAAAACATAGCAAAGATGTCGTTTTCTATCTTATCGGAGTTCATCCTGAATATCAAAATAAAGGCGTAACGGCTATTATTTTTGATGAATATTACAAAACTTTTTCTGCTAAAGGAATCCAAACTTGCATTAGAACTCCAGAGTTATTAGAAAACAATGCCATTCATTTACTTTGGAAAAACTTTGATCCAACTATTCACTGCCAGAGAAAGACTTATTTGAAGAATCTTTAA